A single Dermacentor albipictus isolate Rhodes 1998 colony chromosome 3, USDA_Dalb.pri_finalv2, whole genome shotgun sequence DNA region contains:
- the LOC139057220 gene encoding cyclin-dependent kinase 11A-like, producing the protein MDLRRLTRLDLLLVCDDLGVEADERMETPAIIKAINDSGNDDKSIELAWEVIQEPRERVRRVRLRERRELRSERQREERENERKQELQELTLRCQRHDREKAREREREEKYEREKAALIKAIQDCDQLLAQRQRLSENSVGSTERKNKEVSRLSPEADEKSSACEIGCRLIGEGKRLAANDALVATEAVKGGKESDEVLCQQMTVETARPAANKLAQLPRVCVAGNVSEVASEEKGTADQTEASTHVEPDVRAEVKCELSDAVESSSRDGELRSPRENNCIVQGSVRLSASPDSLDRDGSVNNHSDCARETAIDTDGLCADAQRELGNVAEGSSQECELSYSSKACCIVPESVELSASRGRASVDLSENHSDCAGKRPIRADEMCTGQHEARGDMKVSAKRKCRKKKRSKDRKTVINVAPPKMARNPKGQGARKKVRSSRTMLTHRKRSSHRSKGDREECSARTRTKGTRQLSSSSFRSSFHSSACSSKKRKVAGRDQVGSGDAVNRVCVESGARGRKLAGDRNVLGELIVNQPFCCSPAARVAFRPRPPRVRLKV; encoded by the coding sequence atggatcttagaaggttgacgaggttagacttgttgttggtgtgcgacgatttgggagttgaggcggacgaacggatggaaacgccagctatcataaaggcgattaatgatagtggcaatgatgacaaaagcattgagcttgcttgggaagtgatacaggagccacgggagcgtgtgcgtcgtgtacgtttgcgagagcgtcgtgagcttaggagtgagcgtcagcgtgaagaacgcgagaatgaacggaagcaggagcttcaagaacttactcttaggtgtcagcgtcacgatcgtgagaaggcacgcgaacgtgagcgagaggaaaagtatgagagagagaaggcagcactgatcaaagcgatacaggattgtgatcagttattggcacagagacaacggctgtctgagaattctgtaggaagtacagagcgaaagaataaGGAAGTGTCtagactttcgccagaagccgacgaaaagagtagtgcctgtgagattggctgcagattgataggtgaagggaaaaggctagctgctaacgatgccttagtggcaacagaggccgttaaaggcggcaaggagagcgacgaggtgctgtgccaacagatgactgtagagacagctaggccagctgcgaacaaattggcacagttaccgcgtgtgtgcgtcgctggtaatgttagcgaggttgctagcgaagaaaagggtactgctgaccagacagaggcgagcacccatgtagagccagatgtgcgtgcagaagtgaagtgtgaactgagcgatgcagttgagagtagttctcgggatggcgagctccgtagtccacgagagaacaactgcattgttcagggatcggtgcggctctccgccagtccagatagcctagatagggatggttcagttaataatcattcggactgtgcgcgtgagacagcgatcgataccgacgggctgtgtgccgatgcacagcgtgagctgggcaatgtagcagagggcagttcgcaagagtgcgagttgtcttactcgagtaaagcctgctgcattgtgccagagtcggttgagctgtccgccagtcgaggcagagcgagtgttgatttaagtgagaatcactcagactgtgcgggtaagagaccgatccgggccgacgaaatgtgtaccggccagcacgaggcacgaggcgacatgaaagtgagtgcgaagagaaagtgccgtaaaaagaagcgcagtaaagaccggaagacggtaattaatgtagcgccgccaaagatggcgagaaacccaaaagggcagggcgcgaggaagaaggtgcggtcgtctcggacgatgttgacgcatcgaaaacgttcaagccaccggtcaaagggggaccgcgaagaatgttctgcacggacgcggacaaagggcacgaggcagttaagctcctcgtcgttccgtagttcttttcacagctcagcgtgcagttcgaagaaacgcaaggtggcaggacgagaccaggtggggagtggcgacgcggtcaatcgagtttgtgttgaaagcggggcgcgaggacgcaaattggcaggagaccgtaacgtcttgggggagctgatagtgaatcagcccttttgttgttccccggcagccagagtagctttcagaccacgtccaccccgcgttcgactcaaagtatga